The DNA segment GAGCATCCACAGGGCAAGGCCACGGAtggctgcaggagaggagcaTCAGCCCAGCTCAAACTCAAGTCCTCCCCAGACTGCTCCTGgctttctccctccctttgctCCCCTttcagccctgcccagagcagcctcagcacgGTGACATTCCTGCAGCCTTTTGGCTTGGTGACAGTGACATTCTTGCAGATAGCTTCGCCTCGGTGACACGGTGAcattcctgcagccccccagccgGGTAACACGGTGACATTCCTGCAGCTACTCAGCGTCAGTGACACTGCACCCGGTGCCACGGCAGGCGCCGTGCCCCGGGGTGGCCCTGCCCTTGAGGGGCTCGGCGCAGCGCTCCGCGCTCTCGCTGTCCCCGCTGCCGTTCCCAGGATGTTGTGGCACACCCTGGGCGATGCCCACAGGTTTGCCCCTGGCACGGTGCTCTGGGGAGCAGGCGAAGCCAAAGCTCGGGGGCAGCTCTGCTTCTCCCAGGGGTACCAGGCGGGACAGCTTGGGGACGTCCCCGTGGTAGCGGAAGGAGGCGGCCGGCTCCCGGGCGCGCCTGGCCTCGGGCTGCAGGGGGAGGTTGGAGGGCCGGAGCGCGGgcctgctcagctctggctcctggggcCGCCGCTCCGGAGCCTCCCCAGTGCCACGGGAGACAGGCAGGAAAGGGGTCACGGTGTCTGGCAGCTCCGATGGCTCCCAGACGCTCTCGACAGCGCCCGCCGGGGCGAAGTCCCAGAGCTCCATCCCGCTGGGAGCTGCATCGGGGCCGTGCTGGAGGTGCCGCAGGCCCAGCCAGCTCAAGCCACCCTCGGGAGCCACCAGCTCACCCTCCTccttgctcctgctcctcctggctccAGCAGAGTCCTTCCTGCCAGCTTCGTGCCTGGCCCAGAgccggcagggctgggggccGCTCCGGGCCCGCTGCGGCTCGGCCAGCTCGAACTCCAGGCTCTCCGTGTCCAGCGAGCGGCTCCTCCGGTCCACGGAGAGCGGCGCGGGCATGGAGGGGCTCAGCCCGTGCAGGCGCAGGTGGCGGGGCAGGCTGGCCACCCCCCAGTTGCAGCTCTGGAAGGAGCCCGGGGAGAAGCCAAGGGACATTCTCTCGTCACATTCAGCCAAGGACTCTTTCTGTCCATAGCCATCTTCAAAGGCCTCGGCGATGTCCTCGCCCGCGGTCAGCTCCGCGTGCTGCTCACACTCCCCTTCCCCGTCCTGCTCCACGTCCACCACGTCGAAGGTGACCATGGTGGGGAGGGCGGGGAGGTTCTGGGTGAAGGACGAGCTGGAGGCCGAGCTCCCCAGGCtctcagagaggctggagaagAGGGTCCCGCTGCTGGCGAACTCCACCAGAGCCTGCGAGAAGCTCACGGCATGCTCGGGCTCGCTGCCCGCCTGGGGCtcgctggggctgggctctgctccgcCGCCGTGCTCCTGCTCCGGCAGCCGGAACCCAGGGAACATCCCTGCCTTGGCTGGGGCCGCGCTGCCGTGGAGGGAGTCCCCGAACATCCCACAGTCCAGGTCTGCATCGAACCCCGGGTTGTTCTTTGTGAGCTGAATAAGGCAACTTCCGGGGGCTTTTTGGCTGTTGTAACAGTTTTCCAGACACAGAGTCCCTGGAAAATCCCTCCACTCTGGATTTTCAGCCCTAGCCACTGCAACCCCACCATTGACAGCCCGGCCTGGGGTGTGCGAGGCCACCTGCTCACCCCCAAGGCCACTCTGACTCTTGCCAATGGAGCTGGCTGCTCTGGTTTTACATTCATTGCACTGCTTTTCCCGGGGACACTTCTCCTTGCTGGAGACATCCAGGCGTTTCAGGAGCggctccctctgcagctcccagtacAGCAGCTCTTTCTGAATGGCTGCAATCCCCTCTTCTTCAGTTTCCATCAGCCCTCTTTTCTGATCCATCATCTGCTGGATCAGGCTCTTCTCCGCAGGGAGGCAGAAGTCCATGAAGTAGCTGAAGATGCCCTGGCGTGGGACTTTGCCCTCGAACAGGGATTCCTCCCCGTGAGAGGGGCTCATCAGGGCGTCAAACTCGTAAAGTGCATCGCCGCTGTAGCTGTCCCGGGGCAGCCGGTCCTTCTTGAGCTCCTCTCCAGTCTCATCCTCCGGCCCTGGCGTGGTAGAATCATAATACCCTTCGTCACTGTTCGGGGCAGACTCCTGCTGGTCACTCTGGGGCGTCAGGAGGTCAACACCATCCATGGCATCCCCCATGTAGGGGTGGGCATCGGCCTCGTGAGAGGCGTGCgtctccaggctgctgctggacacCTGGGCCCCGTAGCTCCTGTCCCCCGGCACGCCGCTGTCCCACACCTGCTGCAGGTACTCCTCAGCCTCCTCAGGGATGGCCATCTCCTCGCCGCCGCCCTGGTAGGTGACGAGGCAGGAGCTGCGCTTGGCGGCGTCGCGGCTGCGCTCCACCGAGATGCTGCTCTCGGCGATATCGGGCTCGGCGATGTCGTCCCCGCAGCCCGTCAGCGAGTcgaagctcttcagggaggtgACGTCCCCCAGCATGAGGCTCAGCAGCTCCCCGgagtgcaggcagggaggctcACCGTCCATGAAGTCAGGGTGGAAGGCCAGCAGCAAACTCTCACGGTCAAACTCAGCGCaggcagcagcctcagcctctGATTTTGTATCTGGAACATCCCCGTTCCCCGGCACGGCCACCGTGTCACCCTCGGAGGTGCCTCCATCAGCTGCGGAGCCCATGGGCTCGGTGGCCTCCCCACAGCTGGAGTCAACCCCTGAGTCCCCTGGGCCGGCCGTGGCCTCAGGGACtggccctgctcccctgccctccACGGCCCCTTGGCTCTCCACTGCCACTCCAGGAGCATTCCCAGCCTCCTCCGTGTCCCCACTCCACTCGGGGAGCTCTGCCTTCTCACTCTCGGCAGCCTTGCTCTTCCGGTGGCGCCGGATGCTGTTGAAAAACCCTTTCAGCCCTTTCTTGGGTCTGGGGACGGAGGATTTCTCCCCGTTGGGCTTTTTGTCACAGCCCTCGATGCTCCCGGGGGGAGAGCCAT comes from the Passer domesticus isolate bPasDom1 chromosome 7, bPasDom1.hap1, whole genome shotgun sequence genome and includes:
- the AMER1 gene encoding APC membrane recruitment protein 1, with protein sequence METGSPEERDGGDQRRQEGGDAPPDSANGSVVAAEPQQPPPGKLRKTAFKLFGGKRSICTLPSFFGGRGKKGLSKCKTHDGLSSAACDRGGAARPDSPAEGGRDGQPGPLPGSRSAQLAVDTGARGDLGQQDGSPPGSIEGCDKKPNGEKSSVPRPKKGLKGFFNSIRRHRKSKAAESEKAELPEWSGDTEEAGNAPGVAVESQGAVEGRGAGPVPEATAGPGDSGVDSSCGEATEPMGSAADGGTSEGDTVAVPGNGDVPDTKSEAEAAACAEFDRESLLLAFHPDFMDGEPPCLHSGELLSLMLGDVTSLKSFDSLTGCGDDIAEPDIAESSISVERSRDAAKRSSCLVTYQGGGEEMAIPEEAEEYLQQVWDSGVPGDRSYGAQVSSSSLETHASHEADAHPYMGDAMDGVDLLTPQSDQQESAPNSDEGYYDSTTPGPEDETGEELKKDRLPRDSYSGDALYEFDALMSPSHGEESLFEGKVPRQGIFSYFMDFCLPAEKSLIQQMMDQKRGLMETEEEGIAAIQKELLYWELQREPLLKRLDVSSKEKCPREKQCNECKTRAASSIGKSQSGLGGEQVASHTPGRAVNGGVAVARAENPEWRDFPGTLCLENCYNSQKAPGSCLIQLTKNNPGFDADLDCGMFGDSLHGSAAPAKAGMFPGFRLPEQEHGGGAEPSPSEPQAGSEPEHAVSFSQALVEFASSGTLFSSLSESLGSSASSSSFTQNLPALPTMVTFDVVDVEQDGEGECEQHAELTAGEDIAEAFEDGYGQKESLAECDERMSLGFSPGSFQSCNWGVASLPRHLRLHGLSPSMPAPLSVDRRSRSLDTESLEFELAEPQRARSGPQPCRLWARHEAGRKDSAGARRSRSKEEGELVAPEGGLSWLGLRHLQHGPDAAPSGMELWDFAPAGAVESVWEPSELPDTVTPFLPVSRGTGEAPERRPQEPELSRPALRPSNLPLQPEARRAREPAASFRYHGDVPKLSRLVPLGEAELPPSFGFACSPEHRARGKPVGIAQGVPQHPGNGSGDSESAERCAEPLKGRATPGHGACRGTGCSVTDAE